One Rosa chinensis cultivar Old Blush chromosome 5, RchiOBHm-V2, whole genome shotgun sequence genomic region harbors:
- the LOC112166475 gene encoding uncharacterized protein YnbB isoform X1 produces the protein MWALSCATSAYPALTLRASVPMATTRSGSPVSVSVPTNHHCYQKDSPFVPEVVEAVDSLHSEFRAVDNLVARNTTRVLKAFQNARIGSHHFAGSTGYGHDEAGGREALDQAFAEIVGAESAVVRSQVCRTKCCVYFVEVLAILNSLLQWLQFFSGTHAITCALFAFLRPGDELLAVAGPPYDTLEEVIGKRDSHGMGSLIDFGVKYREVPLAEDGGLDWDALRHALNPETKCALIQRSCGYSWRQSLSVDDIRRAIEIIKMQNPNCLVMVDNCYGEFVESIEPPMVGADLIAGSLIKNPGGTIAPCGGYVAGRERWVKAAAARLSAPGLGVDCGSTPGHIMRAFFQGLFLSPQMVGEAIKGTFLVAEVMAAKGYKVQPLPRVPRHDTVQAIQLGNRERLLAFCEAVQRSSPVGSFTKPIAGTTPGYASEVIFADGTFVDGSTSELSCDGPLREPFAVFCQGGSHWTQWGLVLGEVLKAI, from the exons ATGTGGGCCTTATCCTGCGCAACCTCTGCTTATCCTGCGCTCACTTTGAGAGCGTCTGTACCCATGGCCACTACTCGTTCCGGCTCTCCCGTCTCCGTCTCAGTCCCTACCAATCACCATTGTTATCAGAAAGACAGCCCTTTTGTTCCTGAG GTTGTGGAAGCAGTGGATTCCTTGCATTCAGAGTTCAGAGCTGTGGATAATTTGGTAGCACGCAATACCACCCGGGTTCTTAAAGCTTTCCAGAATGCCCGAATTGGATCTCAT CACTTTGCTGGAAGTACTGGCTATGGTCACGATGAAGCTGGGGGGCGTGAAGCTCTTGACCAAGCTTTTGCAGAAATTGTAGGCGCTGAATCTGCAGTAGTTCGCTCACAGGTTTGTCGTACAAAGTGTTGTGTTTACTTTGTAGAGGTACTTGCAATACTTAATTCTCTTCTCCAATGGCTTCAGTTTTTCTCAGGAACTCATGCTATAACCTGCGCTCTGTTTGCTTTTCTAAGGCCAGGAGATGAG CTTTTGGCAGTTGCTGGTCCTCCCTATGACACCTTGGAGGAGGTTATTGGAAAGAGAGACTCTCATGGCATGGGATCCTTGATAGACTTTGGAGTGAAATACCGTGAAGTTCCA CTTGCTGAAGATGGTGGCCTTGACTGGGATGCGCTTAGGCATGCTTTGAACCCTGAAACAAAATGTGCACTCATACAGCGGTCATGTGGTTATTCATGGCGTCAGAGTTTAAGTGTGGATGATATAAGGCGAGCAATTGAGATAATTAAG ATGCAGAATCCTAACTGCCTGGTCATGGTGGATAATTGTTATGGTGAATTTGTGGAAAGCATTGAACCTCCAATGGTG GGTGCAGATTTAATTGCTGGCAGTTTGATAAAAAATCCTGGTGGAACTATAGCCCCATGCGGTGGATATGTTGCAGGAAGAGAAAGATGGGTAAAAGCAGCAGCAGCTCGTCTGTCTGCACCTGGCCTTGGAGTTGATTGTGGCTCAACTCCTGGTCACATTATGAGAGCATTTTTCCAAGGTTTGTTCCTTTCACCTCAAATGGTTGGCGAGGCTATCAAG GGGACTTTCCTAGTAGCTGAAGTTATGGCTGCCAAAGGGTATAAGGTCCAGCCCCTTCCTCGTGTTCCTCGCCATGACACAGTACAG GCCATACAGCTTGGAAATCGTGAGCGTCTTCTTGCTTTCTGTGAGGCTGTGCAGAGGAGCTCCCCAGTCGGTTCATTTACTAAACCAATTGCTGGCACAACTCCTGGATATGCATCAGAG GTGATCTTTGCTGATGGAACATTTGTTGATGGGAGTACAAGTGAGCTTTCATGCGATGGACCATTAAGAGAGCCATTCGCTGTATTTTGCCAG GGTGGCTCCCATTGGACTCAGTGGGGACTAGTTCTTGGAGAGGTTTTAAAAGCCATATAA
- the LOC112165289 gene encoding transmembrane protein 184C isoform X2, producing MANPAQITLTGSTFCVMLTLHFSVQLLSEHLFCWKKPKEQKAILVIILMAPLYAIDSYVGLIDFQGSKAFFMFLDSIKECYEALVIAKFLALLYSYLNISISKNIVPDEIKGREIHHSFPMTLFVPRSVRLNHHTLKLLKYWTWQFVVVRPVCSILMISLQLIGVYPSWVSWTFTIILNISVSLALYSLVIFYHVFDKELAPHKPLAKFLCIKGIVFFCFWQGIVLDILVALKIIRSHHKWLDVEHIEEALQNMLVCVEMVFFSIVQKYAYGAEPYRDDAISTAKRDKKTE from the exons ATGGCAAACCCTGCACAGATTACTCTTACGGGCTCCACTTTCTGTGTGATGCTTACGCTGCATTTCTCAGTACAGCTTCTCTCAGAGCACTTGTTCTGCTGGAAGAAGCCAAAGGAGCAAAAGGCCATACTCGTCATTATACTTATGGCTCCCTTGTATGCCATAGATTCCTATGTGGGCTTGATTGATTTCCAGGGAAGCAAagctttctttatgttcttggaCTCGATCAAGGAGTGCTATGAAGCTTTG GTGATAGCCAAGTTCTTGGCTTTGCTGTATAGCTACTTGAACATATCGATAAGTAAAAACATAGTGCCTGATGAGATCAAAGGAAGGGAGATTCACCATTCGTTTCCAATGACTCTCTTTGTG CCTCGCTCTGTTCGTTTGAACCATCATACACTGAAGCTTCTCAAATACTGGACATGGCAATTTGTTGTTGTTCGCCCTGTGTGCTCCATCTTGATGATTAGTCTTCAACTTATTGGAGTATATCCCAGTTGGGTTAGCTGGACATTCACTATAATTTTGAACATTTCAGTGTCACTGGCTCTGTATTCTCTTGTCATTTTCTACCATGTCTTTGATAAGGAGCTGGCACCACACAAACCTCTTGCTAAGTTCTTGTGCATCAAAGGGATTGTCTTCTTCTGCTTTTGGCAG GGAATTGTTCTTGATATTCTCGTAGCATTAAAAATAATTCGATCTCATCATAAATGGCTAGACGTGGAGCATATTGAGGAAGCTCTGCAGAACATGTTAGTGTGTGTGGAGATGGTTTTCTTCTCGATTGTTCAGAAGTATGCCTACGGTGCTGAACCTTATAGAGATGATGCTATATCAACTGCAAAACGGGATAAGAAGACGGAATGA
- the LOC112165289 gene encoding transmembrane protein 184C isoform X1 has translation MFSLYYFYLHTHHIICSLYITSSMNSSFSSVPTIVFSSGTQFLSYLWVVKDSNLRVQMANPAQITLTGSTFCVMLTLHFSVQLLSEHLFCWKKPKEQKAILVIILMAPLYAIDSYVGLIDFQGSKAFFMFLDSIKECYEALVIAKFLALLYSYLNISISKNIVPDEIKGREIHHSFPMTLFVPRSVRLNHHTLKLLKYWTWQFVVVRPVCSILMISLQLIGVYPSWVSWTFTIILNISVSLALYSLVIFYHVFDKELAPHKPLAKFLCIKGIVFFCFWQGIVLDILVALKIIRSHHKWLDVEHIEEALQNMLVCVEMVFFSIVQKYAYGAEPYRDDAISTAKRDKKTE, from the exons ATGTTCTCTCTATATTACTTCTACCTTCACACCCACCATATCATCTGTTCTCTCTATATTACTTCCTCAATGAATTCATCCTTCTCTTCTGTCCCTACTATAGTATTCTCATCTGG GACCCAGTTCTTGAGCTACCTCTGGGTGGTCAAAGACTCAAACTTGAGAGTACAAATGGCAAACCCTGCACAGATTACTCTTACGGGCTCCACTTTCTGTGTGATGCTTACGCTGCATTTCTCAGTACAGCTTCTCTCAGAGCACTTGTTCTGCTGGAAGAAGCCAAAGGAGCAAAAGGCCATACTCGTCATTATACTTATGGCTCCCTTGTATGCCATAGATTCCTATGTGGGCTTGATTGATTTCCAGGGAAGCAAagctttctttatgttcttggaCTCGATCAAGGAGTGCTATGAAGCTTTG GTGATAGCCAAGTTCTTGGCTTTGCTGTATAGCTACTTGAACATATCGATAAGTAAAAACATAGTGCCTGATGAGATCAAAGGAAGGGAGATTCACCATTCGTTTCCAATGACTCTCTTTGTG CCTCGCTCTGTTCGTTTGAACCATCATACACTGAAGCTTCTCAAATACTGGACATGGCAATTTGTTGTTGTTCGCCCTGTGTGCTCCATCTTGATGATTAGTCTTCAACTTATTGGAGTATATCCCAGTTGGGTTAGCTGGACATTCACTATAATTTTGAACATTTCAGTGTCACTGGCTCTGTATTCTCTTGTCATTTTCTACCATGTCTTTGATAAGGAGCTGGCACCACACAAACCTCTTGCTAAGTTCTTGTGCATCAAAGGGATTGTCTTCTTCTGCTTTTGGCAG GGAATTGTTCTTGATATTCTCGTAGCATTAAAAATAATTCGATCTCATCATAAATGGCTAGACGTGGAGCATATTGAGGAAGCTCTGCAGAACATGTTAGTGTGTGTGGAGATGGTTTTCTTCTCGATTGTTCAGAAGTATGCCTACGGTGCTGAACCTTATAGAGATGATGCTATATCAACTGCAAAACGGGATAAGAAGACGGAATGA
- the LOC112166475 gene encoding uncharacterized protein YnbB isoform X3 — MWALSCATSAYPALTLRASVPMATTRSGSPVSVSVPTNHHCYQKDSPFVPEVVEAVDSLHSEFRAVDNLVARNTTRVLKAFQNARIGSHHFAGSTGYGHDEAGGREALDQAFAEIVGAESAVVRSQFFSGTHAITCALFAFLRPGDELLAVAGPPYDTLEEVIGKRDSHGMGSLIDFGVKYREVPLAEDGGLDWDALRHALNPETKCALIQRSCGYSWRQSLSVDDIRRAIEIIKGADLIAGSLIKNPGGTIAPCGGYVAGRERWVKAAAARLSAPGLGVDCGSTPGHIMRAFFQGLFLSPQMVGEAIKGTFLVAEVMAAKGYKVQPLPRVPRHDTVQAIQLGNRERLLAFCEAVQRSSPVGSFTKPIAGTTPGYASEVIFADGTFVDGSTSELSCDGPLREPFAVFCQGGSHWTQWGLVLGEVLKAI, encoded by the exons ATGTGGGCCTTATCCTGCGCAACCTCTGCTTATCCTGCGCTCACTTTGAGAGCGTCTGTACCCATGGCCACTACTCGTTCCGGCTCTCCCGTCTCCGTCTCAGTCCCTACCAATCACCATTGTTATCAGAAAGACAGCCCTTTTGTTCCTGAG GTTGTGGAAGCAGTGGATTCCTTGCATTCAGAGTTCAGAGCTGTGGATAATTTGGTAGCACGCAATACCACCCGGGTTCTTAAAGCTTTCCAGAATGCCCGAATTGGATCTCAT CACTTTGCTGGAAGTACTGGCTATGGTCACGATGAAGCTGGGGGGCGTGAAGCTCTTGACCAAGCTTTTGCAGAAATTGTAGGCGCTGAATCTGCAGTAGTTCGCTCACAG TTTTTCTCAGGAACTCATGCTATAACCTGCGCTCTGTTTGCTTTTCTAAGGCCAGGAGATGAG CTTTTGGCAGTTGCTGGTCCTCCCTATGACACCTTGGAGGAGGTTATTGGAAAGAGAGACTCTCATGGCATGGGATCCTTGATAGACTTTGGAGTGAAATACCGTGAAGTTCCA CTTGCTGAAGATGGTGGCCTTGACTGGGATGCGCTTAGGCATGCTTTGAACCCTGAAACAAAATGTGCACTCATACAGCGGTCATGTGGTTATTCATGGCGTCAGAGTTTAAGTGTGGATGATATAAGGCGAGCAATTGAGATAATTAAG GGTGCAGATTTAATTGCTGGCAGTTTGATAAAAAATCCTGGTGGAACTATAGCCCCATGCGGTGGATATGTTGCAGGAAGAGAAAGATGGGTAAAAGCAGCAGCAGCTCGTCTGTCTGCACCTGGCCTTGGAGTTGATTGTGGCTCAACTCCTGGTCACATTATGAGAGCATTTTTCCAAGGTTTGTTCCTTTCACCTCAAATGGTTGGCGAGGCTATCAAG GGGACTTTCCTAGTAGCTGAAGTTATGGCTGCCAAAGGGTATAAGGTCCAGCCCCTTCCTCGTGTTCCTCGCCATGACACAGTACAG GCCATACAGCTTGGAAATCGTGAGCGTCTTCTTGCTTTCTGTGAGGCTGTGCAGAGGAGCTCCCCAGTCGGTTCATTTACTAAACCAATTGCTGGCACAACTCCTGGATATGCATCAGAG GTGATCTTTGCTGATGGAACATTTGTTGATGGGAGTACAAGTGAGCTTTCATGCGATGGACCATTAAGAGAGCCATTCGCTGTATTTTGCCAG GGTGGCTCCCATTGGACTCAGTGGGGACTAGTTCTTGGAGAGGTTTTAAAAGCCATATAA
- the LOC112166475 gene encoding uncharacterized protein YnbB isoform X2, whose protein sequence is MWALSCATSAYPALTLRASVPMATTRSGSPVSVSVPTNHHCYQKDSPFVPEVVEAVDSLHSEFRAVDNLVARNTTRVLKAFQNARIGSHHFAGSTGYGHDEAGGREALDQAFAEIVGAESAVVRSQFFSGTHAITCALFAFLRPGDELLAVAGPPYDTLEEVIGKRDSHGMGSLIDFGVKYREVPLAEDGGLDWDALRHALNPETKCALIQRSCGYSWRQSLSVDDIRRAIEIIKMQNPNCLVMVDNCYGEFVESIEPPMVGADLIAGSLIKNPGGTIAPCGGYVAGRERWVKAAAARLSAPGLGVDCGSTPGHIMRAFFQGLFLSPQMVGEAIKGTFLVAEVMAAKGYKVQPLPRVPRHDTVQAIQLGNRERLLAFCEAVQRSSPVGSFTKPIAGTTPGYASEVIFADGTFVDGSTSELSCDGPLREPFAVFCQGGSHWTQWGLVLGEVLKAI, encoded by the exons ATGTGGGCCTTATCCTGCGCAACCTCTGCTTATCCTGCGCTCACTTTGAGAGCGTCTGTACCCATGGCCACTACTCGTTCCGGCTCTCCCGTCTCCGTCTCAGTCCCTACCAATCACCATTGTTATCAGAAAGACAGCCCTTTTGTTCCTGAG GTTGTGGAAGCAGTGGATTCCTTGCATTCAGAGTTCAGAGCTGTGGATAATTTGGTAGCACGCAATACCACCCGGGTTCTTAAAGCTTTCCAGAATGCCCGAATTGGATCTCAT CACTTTGCTGGAAGTACTGGCTATGGTCACGATGAAGCTGGGGGGCGTGAAGCTCTTGACCAAGCTTTTGCAGAAATTGTAGGCGCTGAATCTGCAGTAGTTCGCTCACAG TTTTTCTCAGGAACTCATGCTATAACCTGCGCTCTGTTTGCTTTTCTAAGGCCAGGAGATGAG CTTTTGGCAGTTGCTGGTCCTCCCTATGACACCTTGGAGGAGGTTATTGGAAAGAGAGACTCTCATGGCATGGGATCCTTGATAGACTTTGGAGTGAAATACCGTGAAGTTCCA CTTGCTGAAGATGGTGGCCTTGACTGGGATGCGCTTAGGCATGCTTTGAACCCTGAAACAAAATGTGCACTCATACAGCGGTCATGTGGTTATTCATGGCGTCAGAGTTTAAGTGTGGATGATATAAGGCGAGCAATTGAGATAATTAAG ATGCAGAATCCTAACTGCCTGGTCATGGTGGATAATTGTTATGGTGAATTTGTGGAAAGCATTGAACCTCCAATGGTG GGTGCAGATTTAATTGCTGGCAGTTTGATAAAAAATCCTGGTGGAACTATAGCCCCATGCGGTGGATATGTTGCAGGAAGAGAAAGATGGGTAAAAGCAGCAGCAGCTCGTCTGTCTGCACCTGGCCTTGGAGTTGATTGTGGCTCAACTCCTGGTCACATTATGAGAGCATTTTTCCAAGGTTTGTTCCTTTCACCTCAAATGGTTGGCGAGGCTATCAAG GGGACTTTCCTAGTAGCTGAAGTTATGGCTGCCAAAGGGTATAAGGTCCAGCCCCTTCCTCGTGTTCCTCGCCATGACACAGTACAG GCCATACAGCTTGGAAATCGTGAGCGTCTTCTTGCTTTCTGTGAGGCTGTGCAGAGGAGCTCCCCAGTCGGTTCATTTACTAAACCAATTGCTGGCACAACTCCTGGATATGCATCAGAG GTGATCTTTGCTGATGGAACATTTGTTGATGGGAGTACAAGTGAGCTTTCATGCGATGGACCATTAAGAGAGCCATTCGCTGTATTTTGCCAG GGTGGCTCCCATTGGACTCAGTGGGGACTAGTTCTTGGAGAGGTTTTAAAAGCCATATAA